The following coding sequences lie in one Polynucleobacter asymbioticus genomic window:
- a CDS encoding ShlB/FhaC/HecB family hemolysin secretion/activation protein, whose product MKYKTPSTHFHKSLFALAVMGALSVGQAYAQIDAGALQQGLERQLPSPSPLGLPEPTERDPQRAAPTAQSAVTFEVKSFVLEGVSILPADTVQAVLKSWLDRAVSFDDLQKACDAVVELYRKNGYTVQAILPPQKIANGVVKILVTEAKLSSVFVDTPSGATRFSKETAAEYITYANPIGEPLNTKAIERALIILNETPGVMVSSQLEPGQKDGETALRLQLTQPQWYQGKVEANNYGSRSTGANQGVIALSAINPTGIGDSASVNGIYSEGSQYVQGAYSLPGSKNGLRLGLSGTFLNYKNVSNYASSAGGGYGDAWTTGVSAAYPLVRQQGTNVNVTMNYDVKSYTNKNMLTLSTISAYTINNGSLGISGNHYDSFGGGGISAGSANIVLGSLNISNTSTQGYGEYTPQSFAKFTFAGNRTQQLSEDGTTTAFVSISGQLASVNLNSAEQIYMGGPYAIRAYPVAQGGGSQGGIGTIELRQQFPERILASVFFDAGVVQQYKNPYNNWQGQTNANNTYSLMGAGMGLKWDWEGWNLGAMVAWQVGKNPLYSTSGQAVNTDGTTTNPRGWVTASYQF is encoded by the coding sequence TTGAAATATAAAACCCCATCTACCCATTTTCACAAATCCTTATTTGCTCTCGCTGTAATGGGTGCGCTCTCGGTCGGACAAGCTTATGCACAAATTGATGCCGGTGCGCTGCAGCAGGGCCTCGAAAGACAGTTACCAAGCCCATCTCCATTGGGATTGCCAGAGCCAACCGAAAGAGATCCACAGCGTGCAGCTCCAACAGCTCAGAGTGCGGTGACGTTTGAGGTGAAATCATTTGTATTAGAGGGTGTGAGTATTTTGCCAGCGGATACAGTGCAGGCTGTTTTGAAATCGTGGCTTGATCGCGCGGTGAGTTTTGATGATCTGCAAAAAGCCTGTGATGCAGTTGTTGAGCTCTATCGTAAAAATGGCTATACAGTCCAAGCTATATTGCCCCCACAAAAAATTGCCAATGGTGTTGTGAAGATTTTGGTAACTGAGGCAAAGTTAAGTAGTGTGTTTGTTGACACACCCAGTGGAGCAACTCGTTTTAGTAAAGAAACTGCAGCTGAATATATTACTTACGCGAACCCAATTGGCGAGCCACTCAATACCAAGGCAATTGAGCGTGCCCTGATCATCCTGAATGAAACACCTGGTGTCATGGTTTCTAGTCAGTTAGAGCCCGGTCAAAAAGATGGTGAAACTGCCTTACGTTTGCAGCTGACTCAGCCGCAGTGGTACCAAGGCAAGGTAGAGGCTAATAACTACGGTAGCCGCTCAACCGGAGCTAATCAAGGCGTGATTGCATTGAGTGCCATTAACCCAACTGGTATTGGTGATTCAGCATCCGTCAACGGTATTTACTCCGAGGGTTCACAGTACGTGCAAGGCGCCTACTCGCTACCAGGCTCTAAGAATGGCTTGCGCCTGGGTTTGTCAGGTACTTTCTTGAACTATAAGAACGTGAGTAACTACGCATCTAGCGCTGGCGGTGGCTATGGTGATGCATGGACAACTGGTGTCAGTGCTGCCTACCCATTGGTTCGTCAACAAGGTACTAACGTGAACGTCACAATGAACTATGACGTGAAGAGTTATACCAATAAAAATATGCTGACTTTATCTACCATCAGCGCCTACACCATTAATAATGGATCTCTTGGTATTTCTGGCAATCATTACGATAGCTTCGGTGGTGGTGGCATCAGCGCTGGTTCTGCCAATATCGTGTTGGGCAGTCTCAATATTTCGAATACGAGTACCCAGGGTTATGGTGAGTACACACCACAAAGCTTTGCTAAATTCACCTTTGCTGGCAATCGTACTCAGCAACTATCCGAGGATGGAACGACCACGGCATTCGTATCGATTAGCGGACAGCTGGCCTCCGTGAATCTGAACTCTGCAGAACAAATTTATATGGGTGGCCCCTATGCTATTCGCGCCTATCCTGTAGCTCAGGGCGGCGGTTCACAGGGCGGTATTGGGACCATCGAGTTGCGTCAACAATTCCCAGAGCGCATTCTGGCGAGCGTCTTCTTTGATGCCGGTGTGGTGCAGCAATACAAAAACCCTTATAACAATTGGCAGGGTCAAACCAATGCGAATAACACCTACTCATTAATGGGCGCTGGTATGGGCTTGAAGTGGGATTGGGAGGGTTGGAACTTAGGGGCTATGGTTGCTTGGCAGGTTGGCAAGAACCCTCTGTATAGCACCTCAGGACAGGCAGTCAACACCGATGGAACTACAACCAATCCACGTGGATGGGTAACAGCAAGTTATCAGTTTTAA
- a CDS encoding peptidylprolyl isomerase — protein MQMKRFLPATFFALVSLVNFSSLNPALAQTKSEAKETKPDYEFVATVNGVAITQGLLNLNIRALVNQGQRDTPELRQAIKEDLINKELIAQEATKQGLAKEIDFPDQVTQLKQNLLLQAFLENHFKSNPISDAKLREEYDRQRKLMGDGSNSVQYRISQIVVANETDALDLIRRIQKGELFGKLATEYSIDTNSKAQGGALGWLMAGQVIPAVANVLPGMAKGSITVTPVQTPVGWVILKLDDKRNFKIPSFEESKPQLRQALVQQYLGEVVKGLRSNAKIVQ, from the coding sequence ATGCAAATGAAACGCTTTCTTCCTGCTACATTCTTTGCATTAGTTAGCTTAGTCAACTTCAGCAGTCTCAATCCAGCGCTAGCCCAAACAAAATCCGAGGCCAAAGAGACTAAGCCTGATTACGAATTTGTTGCCACTGTGAATGGCGTAGCTATCACTCAGGGCTTACTCAATCTCAATATCCGCGCACTGGTCAATCAAGGTCAACGCGACACGCCTGAGTTACGCCAAGCGATCAAAGAAGATTTAATTAACAAAGAGTTAATTGCGCAAGAGGCAACCAAACAGGGGCTAGCAAAGGAAATTGACTTCCCGGATCAAGTAACGCAGCTCAAGCAAAATTTACTGTTGCAAGCATTCTTAGAGAATCACTTTAAGAGCAATCCCATCTCTGATGCTAAGTTACGCGAAGAATACGATCGCCAACGTAAGTTGATGGGGGATGGCAGCAATAGTGTTCAGTACCGCATCAGTCAAATTGTGGTCGCCAATGAAACTGATGCCCTAGATCTGATCCGTCGCATTCAGAAGGGTGAGCTATTTGGTAAGTTAGCTACGGAATACTCTATTGATACCAATTCAAAGGCGCAGGGCGGAGCGCTAGGATGGCTTATGGCTGGTCAAGTAATTCCTGCGGTAGCCAATGTTCTGCCTGGAATGGCCAAGGGTTCAATCACGGTAACCCCAGTCCAGACGCCTGTAGGTTGGGTCATTCTCAAGCTAGACGATAAGCGCAACTTTAAGATTCCGAGCTTTGAAGAGTCCAAACCCCAGTTAAGACAGGCCTTAGTCCAGCAATACCTGGGTGAGGTGGTTAAAGGCCTCAGAAGTAATGCCAAGATTGTCCAATGA
- the nadA gene encoding quinolinate synthase NadA → MNSTISTPIAFDYPQQNAAGTTCTAQAWAKTPPQLHGAEKATVIARIKQLLIEKDAALVAHYYVDGDIQDLALSTGGFVADSLEMARFGKNHSAKNLIVAGVRFMGESAKILSPEKRVFMPDLEATCSLDLGCEASDFAAFRALHPDRTVVVYANTSAAVKAQADWMVTSSCALAIVHQLKVEGKKILWAPDRHLGRYIQEQTGADMLLWNGACIVHDEFKAVELEMLMAAHPNAMVLVHPESPQAVVDLADVVGSTSAMIKAVVEGSATEYIVATDNGILHRMRQLAPNKVLIEAPTAGNSATCKSCAHCPWMAMNGLQGILDCLENASGEIFIEEDVRVKALGCIERMLDFTQNHPDLLAKAQHGFVKNIGVA, encoded by the coding sequence ATGAATTCAACCATTAGCACCCCCATCGCCTTTGACTACCCCCAGCAGAATGCTGCTGGTACCACCTGTACCGCCCAAGCCTGGGCCAAAACACCACCACAACTACATGGAGCTGAAAAAGCCACTGTCATTGCTCGTATCAAGCAATTGCTAATCGAGAAAGATGCTGCATTAGTGGCTCACTACTATGTAGATGGTGATATCCAGGACTTGGCTTTATCAACTGGTGGTTTCGTAGCTGACTCTTTGGAGATGGCACGCTTTGGCAAGAATCACTCTGCCAAGAATTTGATTGTGGCTGGTGTCCGTTTTATGGGTGAGTCTGCGAAAATTTTGAGTCCTGAGAAGCGCGTCTTTATGCCAGACTTAGAGGCGACCTGCTCTTTGGATTTAGGTTGCGAAGCGAGTGACTTTGCTGCGTTTAGAGCATTGCACCCTGATCGCACTGTAGTTGTCTATGCCAATACTAGCGCTGCAGTGAAAGCACAAGCTGATTGGATGGTAACGAGCTCCTGCGCTTTAGCGATCGTTCATCAACTCAAAGTTGAAGGCAAGAAAATTCTGTGGGCACCAGATCGTCATCTAGGTCGCTATATTCAAGAACAGACTGGTGCTGATATGTTGCTTTGGAATGGCGCTTGCATTGTTCATGATGAGTTTAAAGCGGTTGAATTAGAAATGTTGATGGCCGCACATCCCAATGCCATGGTGTTGGTGCACCCCGAATCTCCACAAGCAGTAGTAGATTTAGCAGATGTAGTGGGATCGACTTCAGCCATGATTAAAGCTGTAGTAGAAGGTAGTGCCACTGAATATATTGTGGCCACTGACAATGGCATCCTGCATCGCATGCGCCAACTAGCACCCAACAAGGTATTGATTGAAGCCCCTACTGCTGGTAACAGCGCTACTTGTAAGAGCTGTGCCCACTGCCCTTGGATGGCCATGAATGGCTTGCAAGGCATTTTGGATTGCCTAGAGAATGCTTCTGGCGAAATCTTCATTGAAGAAGATGTGCGAGTGAAGGCTCTTGGCTGCATCGAGCGCATGCTGGATTTCACACAAAACCATCCTGACCTTCTAGCCAAAGCCCAGCATGGTTTTGTAAAGAATATTGGCGTTGCTTAA